From the genome of Leishmania infantum JPCM5 genome chromosome 4:
gacagagaggcCAGCATGGGTGAGCGAGGGGACGCATACAGAGACGGACAAGACCGCTCCGCTTGCATACGCGCATGAAAGTACCGCACTCATTGTCGCCGTTGTGTGTAGCGCGTTGCATGTAGAGAGTCGACTCGATGCACGTGCCCGACGGTGAGGTGAGCTGAAGTGAGACTTCGAGTCATCAAAGGCGAGGAAATGTTGGTCAACAGGCGTCTTGTACTAAAAATAAGAGTGTCACCAGGAGGAagagcacagcagcaaggctacaagcacacacgcacgcgtgcgtgagcgATGTGCAAGAGACGAATACGCAAGGGCAACCCGCCATGTCCGCAGCGACAGCCAATACAGAAGGGCAAGTGCTTGAGCGGTGCCACAGCCTGCTTTagctgctccttctctccgcctctctctggCTCGGACGTGTTCTTCGCCTTCCTGGTGTCGATGGGTGAGTGTGTgcacagcgctgcagcgatgcTCACAGCCGTTCTCGCTTcattgccccccccccacacaacgagaggcaggaggaggggggatcGCACGCAGGCCATAAAACGTGAACGACACAACAGCAAAAGGGGCCCCTCTACACACCCGGCAGCACCCACGGgcgcgggggtggggtgggggaggaggatgcaAGCGAAAGGACGTGGGCTGCGCGGGTCCGCGGGTAGTATTGCCAAGACCGCACAAGGGAGCCAGTCGAAGAGATGATGGCGTAAACTGTTTAACGAACCGAAACCGAAAGGGACGctgaaaagagggagaggcacacGCCACACCGCCAGCTACACGACAGACACGCCGGCGCTTGGATTTACGGGTCTTGTCGCGTCTTCGAGTGTGTGTCGGCGCGAGGGAGGTgtagaggggaggggtggggaggacCAACAAAGGTGCAACACGGCTCGCCACCCTCGCCTCCGCGCATTCTCCGACTTCGCCGCCTACCTCGAATGCGGTGCTCTCACAACGCCCACTGCCTGCCAACGTTTCTCCGGTTCTCTTTTCATTGGACTGCTGTCCTCTTTTCTGCCTTTATAGGTGCCGACCAGGTGCATGGGCGGCACCACGGCAGacgccgaggcggcagcgggagtAGGGGGCGACGCCGAGGGCAGTGAGGCGCCGTTTTAGAATTGGATGCACGCACCACTGTCACCCTCCTCGATCCTTCATCCAGCACCATCACCGTCACGCTCACCCAATGCGCGAGTAGCTCCCTCGCTCCGGAAGCACCACCTCTTGCCCCCGTTGATCTTTCGCCATGTACAACCTCCCGGCTTTATAGCCTTCCCTCTtcgccacctctctctgcgttCTGCCGTCCTCATGCTTGATGGTGCACCTCCACCGGGACACACGAGTAACGCCTGGTGCATGGGATGAAGTCGCACGCTCGCGGATGCCGCACGCCGGGAGGGAGACGGAGCGACCCAAACGCACTCGGGTGAGTGAAGCGGCACACATCCGCCAGCTAAAACGGAAGGTGCAGTTGTTTTGATGTTCGTGCGCGCTCTTCCTTTCCTCTTTCGGGGGAggcgtggtggtgacggcggaTGCTTAGCGTTGGCGCTAAGCACgatgcgccgcagcgcgtgcgtgtggatATGTGCTTGCGGCTGCTTTCCGCGAATGGTGCGCGCGGGGCGAAGATACGTttgcacgcaggcacgcaccCTGGCTGCCGGTGTCATTCACGGAAAcgttttcattttttttttagaGCTTGCTGGAAGTCGGCGCTAGAGTCTCCGTCTTCACGTTGCGGTCGCGGAAGGCCATGCACAGGTCCACCTCCTGGCGGCTGCCGAGGTAGACTGGCGTGCGCTGATGAAGACGAGTGATGGACTGCTCCAGGATACGGCCGTTGCTGCCCACCGCCTTCCCGCCTGCCTGCTCCACGATCATCGCCATCGGTGCGGCCTCGTACAGAAACCGCAGCTTTCCCTCCACCTGGTTTGCGTCCTTGGGGTAGCAGAATATACCGCCGTAGAGGAGCGTGCGGTGGATGTCGCCGACCATGGAGCCGATGTAGCGCGCACTGTAACGGGTTGTCTTGTTCATCTTGAGGTAGTTGATGTACTCCTTAAACCACGGTTCCCACTTGCCGTAATTGCCTTCGTTGACACTGTAGATGCTGCGCTTCTTCGGGATGCTGATGTGCGGGTGCGTCAGGATGAACTCGCCGATGTTGGGGTCCAGTGTGAAGCCGTCCACACCGTGTCCGCTCGTCAGCACGAGGTTCGTGGCACTGCCGTACACGGCGTACCCGGCAGAAACCATATCTGTTCCCTTAAGCATGCGGATCACGGCGTTAGCGTCTTCGACGCTGTTTATGTTAGCGTCCTTGGGCAGCCGCCACACACCCCAGATAGAGCCTACGGAGACGTTGGCATCaatgttgctgctgccgtcaaGAGGGTCGAAGAAGACAAGGTAgtcgccacggcggccgctcTCGGCGATGATcatctgctcctcctcctcgctgccgagcacgcacacgctggtGGAGCTCAGCAGATACGCCTTGAACGCCATGTTCGAGATCACATCCAGCTTCGCCTGATGGTCGCCAGTCGCGTTCGCCGACTGCCCAGCAATGTAGCCCAACATACCCTTCATGCCGGCACGCCGGATGTTCTTCTCAA
Proteins encoded in this window:
- a CDS encoding putative fructose-1,6-bisphosphatase, cytosolic; translated protein: MDVRRTPTPTTLTQYIIKSQPPHSRGEFTLLMMAIQTSVKVIEKNIRRAGMKGMLGYIAGQSANATGDHQAKLDVISNMAFKAYLLSSTSVCVLGSEEEEQMIIAESGRRGDYLVFFDPLDGSSNIDANVSVGSIWGVWRLPKDANINSVEDANAVIRMLKGTDMVSAGYAVYGSATNLVLTSGHGVDGFTLDPNIGEFILTHPHISIPKKRSIYSVNEGNYGKWEPWFKEYINYLKMNKTTRYSARYIGSMVGDIHRTLLYGGIFCYPKDANQVEGKLRFLYEAAPMAMIVEQAGGKAVGSNGRILEQSITRLHQRTPVYLGSRQEVDLCMAFRDRNVKTETLAPTSSKL